Genomic segment of Euhalothece natronophila Z-M001:
CTTTTTCTAGATCCTGTTGGCAAAACTGATCAGAGAGAACTGTTTTTGCTGCTTGAACACAGTTAGCTAACGTAGAAGGAGCAAGAGTTAACTGCGATCGCAGATCGGTTCGGATGGGATAATCGGGATGTTCGAGATCAAGAACTTCATTCATCGATCCCCCTAAATTTGCCCCCGTATAAGCTAACCACAGAGAGTAAAGGTGAGACTCAATTAAATCCTGATTAGCTAACTCCAAATTGGGGGGAAAGACCACCCCTGACACCATTTGATCAGGACGTTGGAAGAAATATTGGTCATGTCCGCTTCCCAAAGAGGCATAAGTAATGACTAAAGCAGGTTGACCGCTACGTCCAGCGCGACCACTACGTTGAGCATAATTCGCAGGAGACGGGGGAACATTCCGTAAATGAACCACTCCCAAATCAGAGATGTCAATCCCTAATTCCATTGTTGGGGAACAAAATAAACTGGCTAGTTTTCCTTCTCGGAACTGGGCTTCCCGTTGCTGACGTAAGTCAGTCCCCACTTGTCCCGTGTGTTCTCGTCCTTCTAAACTTTGAATCGTGACCGCTTGTTGTTGATAGAATTGCTGGAAAAATTGATTGACAGGAGTAGTTGTCTTTTCACTTCCTTGTAAGCGTTTAGAATTGAGGGGATCGAGGGGAATTTCGTCTAAGGTTTCTTTTTGCCAGATTAAACTGCTAACTTGCAACTGGACTGCATTTCCTTCCCGATAGAGATATCCTGAAGCACATAATACTTCTACTAACGCGATAATTAATCTTTGATAGTCATCTTCTGAGAGAGATTGATCTCGCCATTCCCAGGCTTGAGGGGAACGGAGAAACTGTCCCACACGACTTCTCCCTGTTAGTTTAATCAGTTCCTGTTTTCTTCCCCTTCCCTTTTCCTCTTGCACCCAAGTTGCCCACTTTGCTGTGCGAAGGTTTTCACTGGGATCAATTTTCCAGTTATCGTTAAGAACTTGTCCTGTTTCTTGCTGTAATCGTTCTAAACGGTCTCGTTGCAGTAATTCGGCATCAAGGGCTAATTGTTTTCGCAACTGGTCTAATAAAACTTTAGTCGCCCGATATCGTTGTTGGGGGGTTGCTTGTTGGAGAATGGGATCCCCCTCCCACACTGAAGCAGTTTCACATAAGTCTTCTAACCCCTCATAAACAATACTGAGTAACCCACACTGTTCTAAGTTGGGCTGCATAATGCGCCAACCACGGCGTAAGTCTTCATAAAGACGATATTCAATTAAGTCTCGAAACGCCCGTTCATTACGTTTTTTTCCTGCACCATATTCGGCAGGCTGTTTGGCGTAATGGTCTTGAGTGATTCCCATTTGTTTCACCACTGCTTGGGCTAACTCAGAATGAGTGAGGGTTTGCTTTTCTCGTAGCGCCTGATTTAAGCCTCCCCGCAAGAAGCTAGTTTGGACAAAATCATTGAAATGTCCTGCTTGTAAGGACGCATCCTGACGATTATCAGTGAAACTGAGAACTTTGGTTGCATCTTGGGAGATAATTTGCTGTTCACTGGCTTGCTGCAGTTGGGTAACGGCGGATAAACAGAGTAAGGTGGTAGCGGTACTGCGTCCTTCACTACTGAGACGAGCAAGTTTCGTATATTCACGCCGACGCTTGTCATGAACTACCCCACAGTTTAAGCAAGTGAGAAAGGGTTTGGGAATAAACCAGCAGGGAATGGGTGCTGGGGACTGATTTTTCGTAACTGCTCCCAATTCTACTTTTCCGTTGGGATAAATGTAGAGTTTTCGGGGAATAAATTTCTGATACTCTTTTTTCGGGACTCTCCCTTTAGTTTTGGTCACTCGAAACCAGTTATCAGGAAGCCGTTCTTGGTCTTCTTCTTCCCATAACTCGGGCTCATCCAAGGTAAGATATCCCGCCTCGCTGCTTTCTTCGATTTCAGCAAAGGGGGATAAGGGTTTCACTTCTCCTTGCTCTTCATCGTAAACCACTTGATAATAGTCTTGTCCGCATTCTCGACAAAATAACAGAGGAAATAAAAGTCGATCGCGCGTGGTGCGATATTGTCCTTCTAGACTCAATTCCCGTTGATCATGAGGTTCTAAGGTGGCGTAAACACTCCCTCCCTGGGAAATAAATTGATGGAGACGAAAGGCTAGGGCTTTGGTGCGACTCGCCCATAAAAACATCTGTTTCAATGTCTCTAAACAGGGTTCTACTTCTAGCCCTGTGGTTGCTGCTAAATGACTCGCTCCTGTTTGTAAGGTAATGGGAGTACAGCGCACCCATTCCCCATCTTCAGCTTGGGTTAAGCCAAAGTTTTGTTCAATCCATGGACTGAGGGGATGATTGAAAAACGCGCTCTTGGTTTGTTCAGAGATGGGGGGTAAGCCTGTTTCTACTGCTTGGCGGAGTTCGTTAACGGAGGGAATGTTTTGTTCAATGGCTGGTTTAATGGTTTCATCAATGACATTTTTAACCGGAACTTCTACCCCAAATAACTGGCTAGCCACTTGAGCAACGGTTTCTTGGCGATTTTGGCGTGTTCCTTCCGTGGACATGGTTGCAGAAGTCCCGATACAGAGGAAGTTTTGACCGCAGCGTTGTCTCAGTTTACGGATCACCATGGCGACATCCGCCCCCTGACGACCGCGATAGGTGTGGAGTTCGTCTAAAACTAAAAATTTCAGTTTGGGAGAGGATACCAGTTTCTCTTCATGGTGGCGCGATAGCATTAACTCCAACATCACATAGTTGGTGAGGAGAATGTGAGGAGGGTTATTTTGGATTTCAGTTTTACGGCTTAAGTTTTCTTGTCCAGTGTATTGTTCAACGCGAATGTGAGAATGACCTGCATTTTCTAAATATTTCTCAAACTCCTGTTTCTGGGAGTTAATTAGCGCATTCATCGGATAGACTAGAATCGCCCTTACCCCTTTTAAGTCTGGGTTGCGACAGAGGTCATCTATTATGGGAACAATGTAGGTAATGCTTTTTCCTGAACCTGTTCCTGTGGTGAGGACGTAGGGTTCATTATTTTGGGCGCGGTGAATCGCGTCTTCTTGATGTTTGTAGAAGTTAAACTTGGGGAAATACTGCTGACAGTGGGAATGGAGAACGCTGTTTTGGATTAAATCTTGGGTGGTAGCAGTTTTTTCATAAGCGGGATTGAGTTGAATCAGGGGATCTTGCCAGAGATGTCCTTGGTTGAGGGCTTGCTGGACAAAGTGATAAACTTTTGAGTCACGGATGGTGAGAAAACTTTCAATGTAGCGACGGTAATCATTGACGACTTCATCTCGAAGGCGGAAGATATCAAGGGTTTTTTCCTCAGAATCTGTTGTGTGTTGTTCTTCCTCTTCAGTTTCTGGTACGCCATTCCTCTTGTTAATGTAAGTGATTAACTGTTCCCTAAATGACTCGGTTATAGTCTCGCTATCAAAGACATTTTCTAATTCGGTAAAATCCCAGTCTTCTGGAATCTCTGAAAATAAGGCTTCGAGTTGGTCTTCACTGAGGGAATCAACACCTGTACAGTCGAGGGGAGGATTGATTTCGTCAATGATCAAACCAATGTAGCGAATTAAGGTTTTGTTTCCTTTTTCGAGGAGGTATTGCAGACGCATGAGTGAGCAGTTACCAGTGAGCAGTTACCAGTTACCATTTAACTGTAACCATAGTTTCCAGAAATGGTATTATATTATCAGAAAAATCCAGCAGAAATCGATCAGATTATTAATCAAGAAGATGAACTTTAGATTTTATACTAATGAAAATTTTCCTCAATGACCAGTTAAATAGCACGCGATCGCGCTATCTTTTATTCATCAACTATTTTTAGTGCTTCATTCATCACTCTTTCTGATAAATACATTCCAGACTGCTTTAAAGTTGCTAGTATTGGACGAGCAGAAGGAATCGCTCCTCGTTGTTTAGCTAAAAGAACAATTCCCAACGTTCCTCGTACTGGAATTTTTAAAGCATTGGCGCAACGTCGAGCCATTAAATCATCTAAAATCACTTCAGTGTTTGAGTGGAAATATCCCCAACTCAAAACCGCAGATTCTCCTGCTCCTAAATCCCAAGACTGAATTAAATTAGGAATGGGGGGAGTTTTTGTCACTAACAGCCAGTCCGTTTTTGCAACAGCTTGAGCGGTAATATCTGATTCTCCATAGGCTTTAATCTCAGTGGCTACAATTTCAGGGACAATTATTTTCTCACTTAGCACCTGTAATAAAGATAAATAATTTCCTTTTGTTAAAAAAATCAAAGGAGAAGTATTAATTGCAGGGTGATCAGCCATTTTCTAATTCTCGTTTTAAGTCTTCCAAGTCAACGGTAAACACATCAACTTCTTCTCTGGCTAAAGCTGCTAAAAAATCTCGACGATTTAACCCTGCAACTTGAGCCGCTTTTTCTTGAGAAATTTCGTTTCTCTGATACCAGTGAATCGCTGCTGCTAAACGCAAGTCACGGACAAAATCATCTGGAGGAAGACGACGAGCCGATAAGATTTCTTCGGGTAAATTAATTTTAATTTCAGGCATAATGATCATTGTAGGGTGGGCACTGCCCACCAAAAACGAATTCACTTGTTGTTACTGTAGCAAGACTTTTTTGTCCTGCTGTGCGTTGTTTAACAAATCTGATAACGCTTTGATTCCTTCATTGCTGGTTTGAGGCGACCAAACGACTGCTTGAGTTGAGTTGAGTTCGTTGAGAAGATGATTTTCTACATCAAGGTTTTCTTCGGTTTCTAAGTTACACCCTTCCTCTTTGGCGACTTCTAACAGGAGAAAATGAATCAGGCGTAGTTTATCTTGGTGAGAGAGTTGGTTAACAGTTGGTAGAATCTCGCTAAGGGACATCTTTGTTTTTTACCCTGATCTTTACTTTTCCAGTTTACCAGTGAGCAGTTACCAGTGAGCAGTTACCAGTTACCAAGTTTTACATTAGGGATAAGACAGGAGTTGTGAATAGTTTAGTGTATGATAAAGCGTATCAATTTGCCATCCGAATTGTTAAGGCTTATCGGTATTTAGTGGAGGAGAAAAAAGAATTTGTTTTATCCAAGCAACTCCTTCGTAGCGGAACATCAACTGGTGCAAATATTGCAGAAGCGAATGGAGGAATATCGAAAGCCGATTTTAGAGCAAAAATATCCATTGCATACAAAGAATGTTTAGAGACAAAGTATTGGTTATCTTTGTTGAAAGACACGAATTATATTTCTCCAGAAGCATTTTTTAGCATCTACACAGATGCAGAAGAAATTAGTAAGATGTTATGGAAAATATTAAAAACAGCACAAACCAGTAAGAATGACTGATAACTGGTCACTGGTCACTGGTCACTGGTCACTGGTCACTGGTCACTGGTCACTGGTCACTGGTCACTGGTCACTGGTCACTGGTCACTGAAACCGATTACAGTAAATCGAAGGCTGCTAAAACTAACCGTTGGGTGCGATACTCGCCATATTTATTAATTTCATTGTTCTTTAAGACTCTGAAAGTTTCGCTGGGAAAGTCTTCGCCATAAACATCTTTGGGGTCTAGAATGTAGCGCAATTCATCGCGAGTTAAGCCGTAAAGTTTGGCATAATACGCATCAAGTTCAGCACGGAGTTTAGCCCGTCTTTGTTCGTCCCAAATAAAGGGTTCTCCATTATAGCCCATATCTTCGGCAAAGGGTTTCATATCCCAAGCGGTGTAAACCAGTTCGAGGACACGGGAACTGATATAGTCGATGTCTTCTTGGGTGTAATTTTCGGGTGAAATAACAGGAAGTTGTTTTAAAACAAAAAATGTCATGTGTGTTCCGCCCACTTTTTGCCGTGCTACAAAGTCAAAGACAATAGAATTTAAATTAGCAATTAAACAACTAATTAATAGAGAATCAATTTTTTTTGAAAAAATGATAGGTGCGTTGTGACCGACAGCAACTTTAGGAATTAAACTAAAAATTGCTGTACGTTCACTGGTGGAATTCGTAACATCTCTAAAAGCTATTAACCATTCTTTATCCCATTTTTCGGCTAAACGGTTTTCTACTTCTGCTTTATCTACCCAATAACGAGGTTGAACTGTATAATTAAAATCCTGTTTTTTATTCCCAGAAACATGAGGTAATCTTCCTGCATTTAATTCAGCTTTAGTAGCCCCATCATAAGTTGTAAAACGATGATCAAATTGATAAAACATCTTTGCTTCATACAAGGGAACAACGGAATGATTCACTTCTTCTAACTTCTCCTCACTAATAAATAAGTTACTGTCACTTGACATATTAAATAAACCTTGTCTAAACGTTATTCCCCAAGGGTTCTTTCCCTGTTTCTCATTGTCTAAGACAGGAATATGCTGATAAATTTTCTTAGTGAGGTCAGCATCAGGATGAGTCCGAAAAATGGGACAAGTTAGCGTATTGGGATTAATTAATTGAGTATCTTCTGGTGTCAAAGTAAAATGACGTTTCGGATCATTGATGTCTGAAAAGTAGCGACAGAAAAAGATAAAATCAGTCTCTTTAACTTGAATGTCTTCTCCAGTTATGACTAAATTGCAAAATTTAAACGCATTATGAACTGCACTAAAAATAAATGCTTCATTTTCATAACCTGTTAATTTTTCCAGAGAGCGAGTTTTAATCAAGTCTCCAAAGAACTTTTTACAAGTATCATCTGTTGCAATTCCTGTGGGAACAATGACCCCTGCCCTTCCTTGATTTCCCACTAATTTACGGTCAGTTTCTGCAAACACCGCATAAGTATTAATTTTTCCCGTTGCGGTTAACAGATATCGTCCTGACTCTCTGACAAACTTTGTTTCTGCATCAGCAAAATGTTTGGCTTGTTCCCATTCTTCCGCTAATATTGGATTGGTTTCGGGTAACTTTTGAATTAACTTTTTCCGTTCTGAACTATTTTTCGCATTAGCAATTTCTGAATCACGAGAGGCAAAAAACTCCTTTTCAGCAAGTTGTAATTGTTCCCAAGGCGGGTTTCCTAAAATACAATCAAACCCTCCCTCTTCAAACACTTCGGGAAACTCTAATTCCCAATGGAAAAACCGCTTTTCTTCTGCTAATTTCTCCGCTGCTTCAATAACATCTGTTAAACCCTTTTCTTCCCCTGCTAACAAGCGTTGTAATACCGCCGTTGTCGGAAGCAGTTGTAAATTTTGTTCCGTTAAGGGCATAAAAAATGCTGCTGTCCACAAATTACAAGCAGTATAGTCGCGCCACCATTGGGGGTTAT
This window contains:
- a CDS encoding DEAD/DEAH box helicase; the protein is MRLQYLLEKGNKTLIRYIGLIIDEINPPLDCTGVDSLSEDQLEALFSEIPEDWDFTELENVFDSETITESFREQLITYINKRNGVPETEEEEQHTTDSEEKTLDIFRLRDEVVNDYRRYIESFLTIRDSKVYHFVQQALNQGHLWQDPLIQLNPAYEKTATTQDLIQNSVLHSHCQQYFPKFNFYKHQEDAIHRAQNNEPYVLTTGTGSGKSITYIVPIIDDLCRNPDLKGVRAILVYPMNALINSQKQEFEKYLENAGHSHIRVEQYTGQENLSRKTEIQNNPPHILLTNYVMLELMLSRHHEEKLVSSPKLKFLVLDELHTYRGRQGADVAMVIRKLRQRCGQNFLCIGTSATMSTEGTRQNRQETVAQVASQLFGVEVPVKNVIDETIKPAIEQNIPSVNELRQAVETGLPPISEQTKSAFFNHPLSPWIEQNFGLTQAEDGEWVRCTPITLQTGASHLAATTGLEVEPCLETLKQMFLWASRTKALAFRLHQFISQGGSVYATLEPHDQRELSLEGQYRTTRDRLLFPLLFCRECGQDYYQVVYDEEQGEVKPLSPFAEIEESSEAGYLTLDEPELWEEEDQERLPDNWFRVTKTKGRVPKKEYQKFIPRKLYIYPNGKVELGAVTKNQSPAPIPCWFIPKPFLTCLNCGVVHDKRRREYTKLARLSSEGRSTATTLLCLSAVTQLQQASEQQIISQDATKVLSFTDNRQDASLQAGHFNDFVQTSFLRGGLNQALREKQTLTHSELAQAVVKQMGITQDHYAKQPAEYGAGKKRNERAFRDLIEYRLYEDLRRGWRIMQPNLEQCGLLSIVYEGLEDLCETASVWEGDPILQQATPQQRYRATKVLLDQLRKQLALDAELLQRDRLERLQQETGQVLNDNWKIDPSENLRTAKWATWVQEEKGRGRKQELIKLTGRSRVGQFLRSPQAWEWRDQSLSEDDYQRLIIALVEVLCASGYLYREGNAVQLQVSSLIWQKETLDEIPLDPLNSKRLQGSEKTTTPVNQFFQQFYQQQAVTIQSLEGREHTGQVGTDLRQQREAQFREGKLASLFCSPTMELGIDISDLGVVHLRNVPPSPANYAQRSGRAGRSGQPALVITYASLGSGHDQYFFQRPDQMVSGVVFPPNLELANQDLIESHLYSLWLAYTGANLGGSMNEVLDLEHPDYPIRTDLRSQLTLAPSTLANCVQAAKTVLSDQFCQQDLEKAQWYGQEWIERVLNHALNQFDRACDRWRSLYHDAVQQLNSARQTIDDALRGSITKEEKENAEILEREAHRQLNILVGQSSKIQAQTELEYYPYRYLAAEGFLPGFNFPRLPVRAYLSYGDRSKMLSRPRVVAIRELAPSNILYYEGAKFEVFKTKIPVGGLQYERVAVCYQCGYFHRGEEYERDTCHNCRASLDADEKGNSAKLNHLLPMEMMITKRRDRVTCDEEERLKYGYQITTHFRYAEGRAKSAIVSNSQDSLLNLTYGETAEILRINRGLRQSKERGFKLDTTTGQWGEPKTEIPPEHLHSEVYPIVRDTCNILLVEPVNLPSDKAASYLASLQAVLQRAIQVVYKLEDDELASERLGNGKTLLFWEAAEGGVGVLSQILQDPNAFQRLAKTGLELCHFRDHEKPDCTQACYQCLLSYQNQFDHPLLDRHLIKPFLEQLEDSWITQESTPGEREQHYQWLWQQTDPDSELERQVLKAIYERGMKLPDSAQTLIPEAQCQPDFLYEVSKVAVFCDGSVHDTPQQRQQDRIQRDNLEFNSPYSVFSIRYDQDLSEQLDELGSLL
- a CDS encoding DUF3368 domain-containing protein, yielding MADHPAINTSPLIFLTKGNYLSLLQVLSEKIIVPEIVATEIKAYGESDITAQAVAKTDWLLVTKTPPIPNLIQSWDLGAGESAVLSWGYFHSNTEVILDDLMARRCANALKIPVRGTLGIVLLAKQRGAIPSARPILATLKQSGMYLSERVMNEALKIVDE
- a CDS encoding UPF0175 family protein produces the protein MPEIKINLPEEILSARRLPPDDFVRDLRLAAAIHWYQRNEISQEKAAQVAGLNRRDFLAALAREEVDVFTVDLEDLKRELENG
- a CDS encoding four helix bundle protein, which translates into the protein MNSLVYDKAYQFAIRIVKAYRYLVEEKKEFVLSKQLLRSGTSTGANIAEANGGISKADFRAKISIAYKECLETKYWLSLLKDTNYISPEAFFSIYTDAEEISKMLWKILKTAQTSKND